From Candidatus Vondammii sp. HM_W22, one genomic window encodes:
- a CDS encoding phage protein GemA/Gp16 family protein, translated as MNRNKLIQLVHVGAAKLFSDEDDRRNWQKLRTGHSSCSNMSDADLENLVAELRRQKALVKRPPRHAGRVPFNPSSYMTKIEAQLASMGLSWQYAESIAYNITGGKGKKPNSSPGIKRLEWVRKSEHFRAIIAALDVEQEKRGNLAGIDKLLRKLGENRTHIDAMLPEHMCGKWQRNRAWLRHIVEVLANECAASQEDV; from the coding sequence ATGAACCGCAACAAGCTAATCCAGCTCGTTCATGTCGGTGCCGCCAAACTATTTTCCGACGAAGATGACCGCCGCAACTGGCAAAAGCTACGCACTGGTCACTCCAGCTGCAGCAACATGAGCGATGCAGATCTGGAGAACCTTGTGGCTGAGCTGCGTAGACAGAAAGCACTGGTAAAACGCCCGCCCAGGCATGCCGGTCGTGTGCCGTTCAACCCCTCATCCTACATGACCAAGATCGAAGCCCAGCTAGCCTCCATGGGGCTCAGCTGGCAGTACGCCGAGAGCATCGCTTACAACATCACTGGCGGCAAAGGCAAAAAGCCCAACAGCAGTCCAGGCATCAAGCGCCTGGAGTGGGTGCGCAAATCCGAACATTTCCGCGCCATTATCGCTGCCCTCGATGTCGAGCAGGAAAAACGGGGCAACCTTGCCGGCATTGATAAGCTGCTCAGGAAACTGGGGGAAAACCGCACACATATCGATGCCATGCTCCCAGAACATATGTGCGGAAAATGGCAGCGCAACAGGGCCTGGCTCCGGCATATCGTCGAAGTCCTGGCCAACGAGTGTGCTGCCAGCCAGGAGGACGTGTGA
- a CDS encoding Mor transcription activator family protein: MKTTQLNPDYLPTSIQELIEVVGLAAALVIVAERGGVRLCVPAQAAADHWLAPLIGLPALTALVERYRGEEIDIARCVAALRAVQEQQIASEAAAGVSNASLARRYGYTERGIRKLRRRAEDELTLADRQGQLFASETTKD, from the coding sequence GTGAAAACAACCCAGTTAAATCCTGATTACCTGCCGACCTCGATTCAGGAGCTGATCGAGGTAGTGGGACTGGCGGCCGCCCTGGTCATCGTAGCGGAGCGCGGCGGCGTCCGTCTGTGCGTACCCGCCCAGGCTGCGGCGGACCACTGGCTGGCACCGCTGATTGGCCTGCCGGCGCTGACTGCGCTGGTGGAACGCTACCGGGGCGAGGAGATCGATATCGCCCGCTGCGTTGCCGCCCTGCGCGCCGTGCAGGAACAGCAGATCGCCAGCGAGGCCGCCGCCGGGGTGTCCAATGCCAGCCTGGCGCGCCGCTATGGCTACACCGAGCGGGGCATCCGCAAGCTACGCAGACGGGCCGAGGACGAACTGACGCTCGCCGACCGCCAGGGTCAACTATTTGCGTCCGAGACGACCAAGGACTAA
- a CDS encoding D-Ala-D-Ala carboxypeptidase family metallohydrolase yields MSRIQLSDSFYLDEFTRSQTAARRGIDMSVYQGSAVYFYLRCLCWRVLQPLRNALGPVHITSGYRPPKLNRLIGGSPASQHQYGQAVDVVVTGHAPLEVATWLCDHVTGYDQLIHEFGEWVHVSVPSTALSTPAMPGRMERLTAIKVSRLIGKPRTVYVTGLRTLEEARQLHFTPLSKKEAV; encoded by the coding sequence ATGAGTCGCATACAGCTATCCGATAGTTTCTACCTGGACGAGTTCACCCGCTCGCAGACGGCTGCCCGGCGTGGCATCGATATGTCCGTCTACCAGGGCAGTGCGGTCTATTTCTACCTGCGCTGCCTGTGTTGGCGGGTATTGCAACCCCTGCGCAATGCCCTCGGCCCGGTGCATATCACCTCCGGCTATCGCCCGCCCAAGCTCAACCGCCTGATCGGCGGTTCACCTGCATCGCAGCATCAGTACGGCCAGGCGGTCGATGTTGTGGTCACCGGGCATGCTCCGCTGGAGGTGGCGACCTGGCTGTGCGACCACGTCACAGGCTACGACCAGCTGATTCACGAGTTCGGCGAATGGGTGCATGTTTCCGTGCCCTCCACGGCCCTGTCCACGCCAGCGATGCCGGGACGCATGGAGCGGCTGACCGCTATCAAGGTTTCCCGGCTGATCGGCAAACCCCGCACCGTCTACGTCACTGGGCTGCGCACCCTCGAAGAGGCACGGCAGCTCCATTTCACCCCTCTCAGTAAAAAGGAGGCCGTCTAA
- a CDS encoding DUF2730 family protein, with translation MKIDYSAWRFWYEIALGGVVVVNFAYTWVANRSKANRKAIEGVDERMTETIRRTDRLEQRADNAPSHNDLAVLHDRITDLSGAVRELTGVLQAMRRSVDRVETYLLERE, from the coding sequence ATGAAAATTGATTATAGTGCCTGGCGCTTCTGGTACGAGATCGCCCTGGGTGGCGTGGTGGTGGTCAACTTTGCTTACACCTGGGTGGCCAATCGCAGCAAGGCCAACAGGAAGGCGATCGAGGGGGTGGACGAACGCATGACCGAGACGATCAGGAGAACGGACCGCCTGGAGCAACGCGCCGATAACGCGCCGAGCCACAACGATCTGGCGGTGCTGCACGATCGCATCACGGACCTGTCCGGTGCGGTGCGCGAACTGACCGGGGTGCTGCAAGCGATGCGTCGCTCTGTGGATCGAGTGGAAACCTATCTGTTAGAGAGGGAGTGA
- a CDS encoding VpaChn25_0724 family phage protein, with the protein MSYEEIVASDQRLVLLQVLEENVDYAHNETVLQRALEAMGHSISSDRLRTELAWLSEQGLITVENLAGLQVAKLTNRGEDVALGHARVPGIARPRPGG; encoded by the coding sequence ATGAGTTATGAGGAGATCGTCGCCAGCGACCAGCGTCTGGTGTTACTGCAGGTCCTGGAAGAGAATGTGGACTACGCCCACAACGAGACCGTCCTGCAGCGCGCACTGGAGGCAATGGGACACAGCATCAGTAGCGACCGGCTACGCACCGAACTGGCCTGGCTGTCAGAGCAGGGCCTGATCACCGTCGAGAACCTGGCCGGTCTGCAGGTGGCCAAGCTCACCAACCGAGGCGAGGACGTGGCCCTGGGGCACGCCCGCGTTCCGGGTATTGCGCGCCCGCGTCCGGGGGGGTGA
- a CDS encoding DUF3486 family protein yields the protein MSRPSTIDLLPTEVRDSLHAWLRDPAITQIKAADRLNALLAELGAEQQVSRQAVNRYDLKMRKVGERLRQSRQVANAWIGKLGAAPQGQLGHLINETLRTLAFELTMKLADGEVTDESMPVIIDQLKHLSLSVVRLERAASENVKRDEDIRKQERAKAAEAMASTAQQSGVSPETIERIRRDVLRME from the coding sequence ATGTCCCGCCCTAGCACCATCGACCTGCTGCCCACCGAGGTGCGCGACAGCCTGCATGCCTGGCTGCGCGATCCGGCCATCACCCAGATCAAGGCCGCCGATCGACTCAATGCCCTGTTGGCCGAGCTGGGTGCCGAGCAGCAGGTCAGCCGCCAGGCGGTCAACCGCTACGACCTCAAGATGCGCAAGGTCGGGGAACGCCTGCGCCAGAGCCGCCAGGTGGCGAATGCCTGGATCGGCAAGCTGGGCGCCGCACCCCAGGGGCAACTGGGACACTTGATTAACGAAACGCTGCGTACACTGGCCTTTGAGCTGACCATGAAACTGGCGGACGGTGAAGTGACCGACGAGAGCATGCCGGTGATCATCGACCAGCTGAAACACCTTTCTCTGTCCGTGGTGCGCCTGGAGCGTGCGGCATCGGAGAACGTCAAGCGCGATGAGGATATCCGCAAGCAGGAACGGGCCAAGGCGGCCGAAGCGATGGCTTCCACCGCCCAGCAGTCCGGTGTCTCCCCCGAGACCATCGAACGCATCCGCCGCGACGTGCTGAGGATGGAATGA
- a CDS encoding phage terminase large subunit family protein gives MSSKRRGNAKCIPTNLDAIFLPYQEKWIKDSARLKVMEKSRQIGLSWSTAYPLVERTAAASARYDQWVSSRDEIQARLFLEDCKMWAQAFNMAAEDLGELVIDPGERLTALVLRFASGKQIYSMSSNPDAQAGKRGVRVLDEFALHKDPRKLWTIAYPGLTWGGQMEVISTHRGSRNFFNTDLVVEAREKGNPKQISLHRVTLQDALDQGFLFKLQQALPDEAEQQAMDEAAYFDFIKSGTADEESFLQEYMCLPGDDDAAFLEYDLIASCEYTKGEPWKITLEEAQTGKRELYAGVDIGRTRDLTVLCILERLGDVLYTRKIIALKAMSKPAQEKVLWPWLACIRRTCFDYTGLGIGWGDDAQAKFGSYRVELVTFTGPVKERLAYPVRGHLEEQRLRLPYDPVVRADLRTVTKTTTAVGNIRFTAERSEAGHADRFWALALAVEAASSPAGKIDYQSTGPRESRDAFAGETTIGPSILNGVGFGVVSGDNDFGGF, from the coding sequence ATGAGCAGCAAACGACGCGGCAACGCCAAGTGCATCCCGACTAACCTGGATGCCATTTTTTTGCCCTATCAGGAGAAGTGGATCAAGGACAGCGCACGCCTGAAGGTGATGGAGAAGAGCCGCCAGATCGGTTTATCCTGGAGTACCGCCTATCCGCTGGTGGAACGCACGGCGGCGGCCTCGGCCCGATACGATCAGTGGGTTTCCTCCCGCGACGAGATCCAGGCGCGGCTGTTCCTGGAAGACTGCAAAATGTGGGCGCAGGCGTTCAACATGGCCGCCGAGGATCTCGGTGAGCTGGTGATCGACCCGGGAGAGAGGCTGACGGCGCTGGTGCTGCGCTTCGCCTCGGGCAAGCAAATCTACTCGATGAGTTCCAACCCGGACGCGCAAGCCGGTAAGCGTGGCGTGCGCGTGCTTGACGAGTTCGCCCTGCACAAGGATCCGCGCAAGCTCTGGACCATCGCCTATCCCGGGCTGACCTGGGGCGGCCAGATGGAAGTAATCTCCACCCATCGCGGCAGCCGCAACTTCTTCAACACCGATCTGGTGGTGGAGGCGCGCGAGAAGGGCAACCCCAAGCAGATCAGCTTGCACCGGGTGACCCTGCAAGATGCCCTGGATCAGGGTTTCTTGTTCAAGCTGCAGCAGGCCCTGCCGGACGAAGCCGAGCAGCAGGCGATGGATGAGGCGGCGTACTTCGACTTCATCAAGTCCGGTACCGCTGATGAGGAGTCATTTCTCCAGGAGTACATGTGCCTGCCCGGTGACGATGATGCAGCCTTTTTGGAATACGATCTGATCGCCTCATGCGAATACACGAAGGGCGAGCCATGGAAAATCACCCTGGAGGAGGCGCAAACTGGCAAGCGCGAACTCTATGCCGGGGTGGATATCGGCCGCACCAGGGATTTGACTGTGCTGTGCATACTGGAGCGCCTGGGCGATGTGCTCTACACCCGCAAGATCATCGCGCTCAAGGCGATGAGCAAGCCGGCCCAGGAGAAGGTGCTCTGGCCCTGGCTGGCGTGCATACGCCGTACCTGCTTTGACTACACCGGGCTGGGCATCGGCTGGGGTGATGATGCCCAGGCGAAGTTCGGCAGCTACCGCGTCGAGCTGGTGACCTTCACCGGCCCGGTCAAGGAACGGCTGGCGTATCCGGTGCGCGGGCATTTAGAAGAGCAGCGCTTGCGCCTGCCTTACGACCCGGTTGTGCGGGCCGATCTGCGCACGGTGACCAAGACCACGACGGCGGTCGGCAACATACGCTTCACCGCCGAGCGCTCCGAGGCCGGCCATGCGGACCGCTTCTGGGCGTTGGCCCTGGCGGTCGAGGCAGCGTCCAGTCCTGCCGGGAAAATCGACTACCAATCCACCGGTCCCCGTGAATCCCGCGATGCCTTCGCGGGTGAGACAACCATCGGGCCATCCATCCTGAACGGGGTCGGTTTCGGCGTGGTGAGTGGCGACAATGATTTTGGAGGGTTCTGA
- a CDS encoding DUF935 domain-containing protein, with product MREIATTLDGRDITRGYVDPLALAQPQDSVLMTRAAGDYSAYRELLRDDQVAATFHQRRLAVIARDWEVQPGGERRQDKAAAESLREQLGQIRWDAVTDKMLSGIFYGHAVAECLWARDGRQVVMDAVRVRDRKRFGFDGRGDLRLLTMAKPDGEALPEHKFWAFQTGADHDDDPYGLGLAHWLYWPVFFKRNGIKFWLIFLEKFGQPTAVGRYETNATPPERAKLLQALRAIHTDSGISIPKGMEIELLEAARSGTGDYTALYDHMDRAIAKVVLGQVASTEGTPGKLGNEELQQDVRLDLVKADANLVCDSFNRSVVRWLTEWNYPNAAPPRVWRKTEDAEDLSRVAERESTVFDMGFRSTLRHVHATYGGEWEETGPEPDPAPAFAEPEPAADATTTQLEQLQRTGDTAVEQWVEQIRALVDEVDTLEELRDRLLELYPKMDPAQFAEAMGDALAAAHLAGRYDILNGA from the coding sequence ATGCGTGAGATCGCCACCACCCTGGATGGGCGCGACATCACCCGTGGCTATGTGGATCCGCTGGCACTGGCCCAGCCCCAGGACTCGGTGCTGATGACCCGCGCTGCCGGCGACTATAGCGCCTACCGGGAGCTGCTGCGCGACGATCAGGTGGCGGCCACCTTTCATCAGCGCCGACTGGCGGTAATCGCCCGTGATTGGGAGGTGCAGCCTGGGGGTGAGCGTCGCCAGGACAAGGCGGCCGCCGAATCCCTGCGCGAGCAGCTGGGCCAGATCCGCTGGGACGCGGTGACTGACAAGATGCTCTCCGGCATCTTCTATGGCCACGCGGTGGCCGAATGCCTGTGGGCGCGGGATGGCCGCCAGGTGGTGATGGATGCGGTGCGGGTGCGTGACCGCAAACGCTTCGGCTTTGATGGGCGCGGTGATCTGAGGCTGTTGACGATGGCCAAGCCGGATGGCGAAGCGCTGCCGGAGCACAAGTTCTGGGCCTTCCAGACCGGTGCCGATCACGACGATGATCCCTACGGTCTAGGACTGGCCCATTGGCTCTACTGGCCCGTGTTCTTCAAGCGTAACGGGATCAAGTTCTGGCTGATCTTCCTGGAAAAGTTCGGCCAGCCGACCGCAGTCGGGCGCTACGAAACCAACGCCACACCACCAGAGCGGGCCAAACTGCTGCAGGCGCTACGTGCCATTCACACCGATTCCGGCATCAGCATCCCCAAAGGGATGGAGATTGAGTTGCTGGAGGCGGCGCGCTCCGGTACCGGCGACTATACCGCCCTGTACGATCACATGGACCGGGCGATCGCCAAGGTGGTGCTGGGCCAGGTGGCGAGCACCGAGGGCACACCGGGCAAGCTGGGCAACGAGGAGCTGCAACAGGATGTGCGCCTGGACCTGGTCAAGGCAGATGCCAACCTGGTGTGCGACTCGTTCAACCGCTCGGTGGTACGCTGGCTCACGGAATGGAACTATCCCAACGCCGCCCCGCCCCGCGTCTGGCGCAAGACCGAGGATGCCGAGGATCTCAGCAGAGTGGCCGAGCGGGAGAGTACCGTATTCGATATGGGCTTCAGGTCCACCCTGCGGCATGTCCACGCCACCTATGGCGGCGAGTGGGAGGAGACTGGACCAGAACCTGACCCGGCACCGGCGTTCGCGGAGCCGGAGCCGGCGGCTGACGCCACCACCACCCAGCTTGAGCAGCTGCAGCGCACCGGCGATACCGCTGTGGAGCAGTGGGTGGAGCAGATCCGTGCCCTGGTCGATGAGGTGGATACCCTGGAAGAGCTGCGCGACCGCCTACTGGAACTGTACCCAAAAATGGACCCGGCCCAGTTTGCAGAAGCGATGGGGGACGCGCTGGCCGCCGCCCACCTGGCGGGCCGTTATGACATCTTGAACGGAGCTTGA
- a CDS encoding phage head morphogenesis protein, protein MTSAAYGSLPFQAQIDFLKQKVSIPTAAWTDVYAGEHDHGLMVAGARGQVLEDVHSAIARFINQGNTLADFRKDFDGIVARTGWAYNGGRNWRTRIIYETNLRQSYNAGREAQMADPALRKGCPYGLYRHGSSAEPREEHLAWDGTVLPLDDPWWNTHSPQNGWGCSCKKFTLSKRDVQRMGLAVAEQAPPVQWEEQTVGIRGPSPRTVRVPKGIDPGFEYRPGV, encoded by the coding sequence GTGACCTCCGCCGCTTACGGTTCACTGCCGTTTCAGGCGCAAATCGACTTTCTCAAGCAGAAGGTCAGCATTCCGACTGCTGCCTGGACCGACGTCTACGCCGGCGAGCACGACCACGGCCTCATGGTGGCCGGGGCACGGGGTCAGGTGCTGGAGGACGTGCATAGCGCCATCGCCCGCTTCATCAATCAAGGCAATACCCTCGCCGACTTTCGGAAGGATTTTGACGGCATCGTCGCCCGTACCGGCTGGGCCTATAATGGCGGCCGCAACTGGCGCACCCGCATTATCTACGAGACCAACCTGCGCCAGAGCTATAACGCCGGGCGCGAGGCACAGATGGCCGACCCGGCCCTGCGCAAGGGGTGCCCCTACGGCCTCTACCGCCACGGCAGCAGCGCCGAGCCACGCGAGGAACACCTGGCGTGGGACGGCACCGTGCTACCCCTGGATGATCCCTGGTGGAATACTCACAGCCCACAGAACGGCTGGGGTTGTTCCTGCAAGAAGTTCACCCTCTCGAAACGGGACGTGCAACGCATGGGATTGGCGGTGGCCGAGCAAGCCCCGCCGGTCCAGTGGGAGGAACAGACGGTCGGCATCCGGGGGCCCAGCCCGCGCACCGTGCGGGTGCCCAAGGGGATCGACCCGGGGTTTGAGTATCGGCCCGGGGTTTGA
- a CDS encoding PBECR2 nuclease fold domain-containing protein has translation MSIAPVTPHPIEGQTPTYLGKTDSKPPRPEPKALQVKQFAKGKTEHEYAQAFLNALGAQGQSELVYRDVLGEALPLSEGMFRDSRGRWKVLKNGRHEHLHVLAAALLDPDEIWLAWKTFGDKGPTVLRRRYLRVLPGEEDGIAVFELGKGGWREITVFHVTDTIAREHGFESAMAYIEAQREGVRIYVRGDGQ, from the coding sequence TTGAGTATCGCACCCGTTACACCACACCCGATCGAGGGGCAAACCCCGACCTATCTCGGCAAGACGGACTCGAAGCCACCACGGCCTGAACCCAAGGCGCTGCAGGTCAAGCAGTTTGCCAAGGGTAAGACTGAACACGAGTACGCCCAAGCGTTTCTAAATGCCCTGGGTGCCCAGGGACAATCAGAACTGGTTTATCGTGATGTGCTCGGCGAGGCGCTACCGCTATCAGAGGGGATGTTCCGCGATAGCCGTGGGCGGTGGAAGGTGTTGAAAAACGGCCGGCACGAGCATCTGCATGTGCTAGCAGCCGCCCTGCTGGACCCGGATGAGATCTGGCTGGCGTGGAAGACCTTCGGCGACAAAGGGCCGACCGTGCTGCGCCGGCGCTATCTCCGGGTGCTGCCAGGGGAAGAGGACGGCATAGCCGTGTTTGAGCTGGGCAAGGGTGGCTGGCGGGAGATCACCGTTTTCCACGTCACCGACACCATTGCCCGTGAGCATGGATTTGAGAGCGCAATGGCGTATATCGAGGCACAACGGGAAGGGGTGAGGATCTACGTGCGGGGTGATGGCCAGTGA
- a CDS encoding phage virion morphogenesis protein, translated as MLTGVKRGKGEKRRSLTKRGGGTKAGAIGKLAGKRILVESGALRDSLEFGTDRKYGATHQLGDQERGIPARPFLGIDDQDRDEILAILQRHLEEALGG; from the coding sequence ATGCTGACCGGTGTCAAGCGCGGCAAGGGCGAGAAGCGACGATCACTCACCAAGCGAGGCGGTGGTACCAAGGCCGGGGCTATCGGCAAGTTGGCGGGCAAACGGATCCTGGTGGAGTCCGGTGCCCTGCGCGACAGCCTGGAGTTCGGCACTGATCGCAAGTATGGCGCCACCCACCAGCTCGGTGACCAGGAACGGGGCATCCCGGCCCGACCGTTCCTCGGCATCGATGACCAGGACCGGGACGAGATCCTGGCGATCCTGCAGCGGCACCTGGAAGAGGCGCTGGGCGGTTAA
- a CDS encoding peptidase codes for MPKSIQIFRPGRHTAMSGAVLNFSEDDLSAVADAYDAALHEAPLVIGHPRHDAPAYGWVSGLLFNEGALEALPTQVDSAFAEMVDKGRFKKVSASFYPPAHPANPKPGIYYLRHVGFLGAQPPAIKGLKTVEFADEGKGIVTIEFSERERWGWLAVANLLRNLREQWIEKDGVEAAEQILPSFLINDIDRAGEAEESADASPAYSETEEPIMPDPNQPTAEQTAAFAERESQLSVREQGIADCEAALAAEEDQRTEREVTDFAEQLAGAGRILPRHQAGVAALLTRLPNEALEFGEGDDAYSGTAGGFLRDFLNSLPAQVDCTEHSGTGQEEATVDFAAPDGYTVDQSQLALHRKIVAYQGKHDTDYATAARAVGG; via the coding sequence GTGCCCAAATCGATTCAGATATTCCGCCCCGGTCGTCACACCGCCATGAGCGGCGCCGTGCTCAATTTCTCAGAGGATGACCTGTCCGCTGTCGCCGACGCCTACGACGCTGCATTGCACGAAGCCCCGCTGGTGATTGGCCACCCGCGCCACGATGCCCCGGCCTACGGCTGGGTCTCCGGGTTGCTATTCAACGAGGGTGCCCTGGAGGCGCTACCGACCCAGGTCGATAGCGCTTTCGCGGAAATGGTCGATAAAGGCCGTTTCAAGAAGGTTTCAGCCAGCTTTTATCCGCCGGCACATCCGGCCAACCCCAAGCCCGGTATCTACTATCTGCGCCACGTGGGTTTTCTCGGCGCTCAACCGCCGGCCATCAAGGGGCTTAAGACGGTGGAGTTTGCCGATGAGGGAAAGGGTATTGTCACCATCGAGTTCTCCGAGAGGGAGCGCTGGGGCTGGCTGGCCGTAGCCAACCTGCTGCGCAACCTGCGCGAGCAGTGGATCGAGAAGGATGGCGTGGAGGCGGCCGAGCAGATCCTGCCCAGTTTTCTGATCAATGATATCGACCGCGCCGGGGAGGCTGAAGAGTCCGCCGACGCATCCCCTGCTTATTCCGAGACCGAGGAGCCCATCATGCCAGACCCCAATCAGCCGACAGCCGAACAGACCGCCGCTTTTGCCGAACGGGAGTCGCAACTCAGCGTCCGTGAGCAGGGTATCGCAGACTGTGAGGCCGCTCTGGCGGCCGAGGAAGATCAGCGTACCGAACGCGAAGTGACCGACTTCGCGGAGCAGCTGGCAGGGGCCGGCCGTATCCTGCCGCGTCACCAGGCGGGCGTCGCGGCCCTGCTGACCCGCTTACCCAATGAAGCGCTGGAGTTCGGCGAGGGTGACGACGCCTACAGCGGCACCGCTGGCGGATTCCTGCGCGATTTCCTGAATTCACTGCCGGCCCAGGTGGACTGTACCGAGCACTCCGGAACCGGGCAGGAGGAGGCAACGGTCGATTTTGCGGCGCCCGACGGCTACACCGTGGACCAATCACAGCTGGCGCTGCACCGCAAAATCGTTGCGTACCAGGGCAAGCATGACACCGACTACGCCACCGCCGCACGAGCGGTGGGTGGCTGA
- a CDS encoding DUF2190 family protein produces the protein MSQSIPLLTLTVIAAGALTANRFVGHDSDVAAAAGNTLGVARNAATIGDSAAVDILGTAIVEASDAIAAGASIEVDATARAVTRSSGVTIGRLVKAPGQPGSRWK, from the coding sequence ATGTCGCAATCGATCCCCCTGCTCACCCTGACGGTTATCGCCGCCGGAGCACTGACCGCCAACCGTTTTGTCGGCCATGACAGCGATGTCGCCGCCGCTGCCGGCAACACGCTGGGAGTGGCACGGAATGCTGCCACCATTGGTGATTCGGCGGCCGTGGACATCCTCGGCACCGCCATCGTGGAGGCCAGTGACGCCATCGCTGCCGGTGCCTCCATCGAAGTGGATGCCACCGCACGGGCTGTCACCAGGTCGTCCGGTGTGACCATCGGGCGCCTGGTGAAAGCGCCGGGGCAGCCGGGGAGCAGGTGGAAGTGA
- a CDS encoding gp436 family protein, with protein sequence MPYATTQDLIDRFGEEELIQLTDRTGAGVIDTAVLDRTVADGEIDGYLSGRYALPLAEVPPVLVRVACDITRYHLYDDVPHSQVRTRYEDARRLLASISTGKVQLGLPTSAGVEPITGSPEVDAPERIFTGNSLEDF encoded by the coding sequence ATGCCCTACGCCACCACCCAAGACCTGATTGACCGTTTCGGTGAGGAGGAGCTGATCCAGCTCACTGACCGGACCGGTGCCGGTGTCATTGATACCGCCGTGCTAGATCGCACGGTAGCCGACGGCGAGATCGACGGCTATCTCTCGGGACGCTATGCCCTGCCGCTGGCCGAGGTGCCGCCAGTGCTGGTGCGGGTGGCCTGTGATATCACCCGTTACCACCTCTACGACGATGTGCCCCACAGCCAGGTGCGCACCCGTTACGAGGATGCCCGGCGGCTGCTGGCGTCGATCTCCACCGGCAAGGTGCAACTTGGGCTGCCGACAAGTGCCGGGGTGGAACCGATTACCGGCAGCCCCGAGGTGGATGCACCGGAGCGGATATTTACCGGCAATTCCCTGGAGGACTTCTGA
- a CDS encoding phage protein Gp37, which yields MTDPIATTEDAIITAAKATLGQTVRRLESVPGGWTLDTLKRALQFAPGVYVTFQGAVNGISQGYLSGRFTVYCVTKGADEQARRRGNERVIGAYDLVARLAPELNDLRVPEIGILQLRGIDNLFRDAMFDLGGTVYAIQFELPNIPLDYLADESAMDDFVTFDAVYDLNPPTGSGEPEANDHMIGLDQ from the coding sequence ATGACAGACCCCATCGCCACTACCGAGGATGCCATCATCACCGCCGCCAAAGCCACCCTCGGCCAGACCGTCCGCCGGTTGGAGTCGGTGCCGGGCGGCTGGACGCTGGACACGCTCAAGCGGGCACTGCAGTTCGCACCGGGGGTTTATGTGACCTTTCAGGGGGCGGTTAACGGCATATCACAGGGCTACCTGAGCGGCCGTTTCACCGTCTACTGCGTCACCAAGGGTGCCGACGAGCAGGCGCGCCGACGCGGTAATGAGCGGGTGATCGGGGCCTATGATCTGGTGGCCCGGCTGGCCCCTGAGTTGAACGACCTGCGGGTGCCAGAGATCGGGATCCTGCAGCTGCGCGGCATCGACAACCTGTTCCGCGATGCCATGTTCGACCTGGGCGGCACGGTCTACGCCATCCAGTTTGAGTTGCCCAACATACCCTTGGACTACTTGGCGGACGAGTCCGCCATGGATGACTTCGTGACCTTCGACGCGGTGTATGACCTGAACCCACCCACCGGCAGCGGCGAACCCGAGGCCAATGACCACATGATTGGACTGGACCAATAG
- a CDS encoding DUF2635 domain-containing protein, translating to MSQTLYLKPAGSVKVRDPRNGAHLTTAGAELPRNHYWLRRLKDGDVVEVKMTAEKRAKRTPIKEQ from the coding sequence ATGAGCCAGACCCTGTATCTGAAACCTGCCGGCTCCGTCAAGGTACGCGACCCGCGAAACGGTGCGCACCTGACCACCGCCGGTGCCGAGTTGCCCAGGAACCACTACTGGCTGCGCCGCCTGAAAGACGGTGACGTGGTAGAGGTGAAAATGACCGCCGAAAAGAGGGCAAAACGAACCCCTATCAAGGAGCAATAA